In one Platichthys flesus chromosome 3, fPlaFle2.1, whole genome shotgun sequence genomic region, the following are encoded:
- the rchy1 gene encoding RING finger and CHY zinc finger domain-containing protein 1 yields MAAAGCDHYVRSCLLKAPCCGKLYVCRLCHDAEENHQMDRFKVREVQCSGCLTVQQAQQTCQQCHLQFGEYYCDICHLFDKDKKQYHCLPCGICRIGPSEKYFHCDKCNLCLAQDLQGNHKCVENVSRQNCPVCMEDIHTSRIGAQVLPCGHLLHKTCFEAMVRTGAYRCPLCMHSAWAMEDHWEQIDVEIAHSPMPTEYQGATVKIICNDCQAHCTVPFHVLGMKCTGCGSYNTAQEGGLIQQPQPQQQPEQEVEDEADTDTEPEQQDQPE; encoded by the exons ATGGCTGCTGCCGGGTGTGATCACTACGTCCGCAGCTGCTTATTGAAA GCCCCCTGTTGTGGTAAACTGTACGTGTGCCGGCTGTGCCATGATGCAGAGGAAAACCACCAGATGGATCGATTCAAAGTCCGAGAAGTGCAGTGCTCTGGGTGTCTGACTGTGCAGCAG GCACAGCAGACTTGCCAGCAGTGTCATCTGCAGTTCGGGGAGTATTACTGTGACATTTGCCACTTATTCGACAAGGATAAGAAGCAGTACCACTGTCTACCTTGTGGAATATGCAG GATCGGCCCCAGTGAGAAATATTTCCATTGTGACAAGTGCAATCTGTGTTTAGCTCAGGATCTACAGGGAAACCACAAG tGTGTTGAAAATGTGTCAAGACAGAACTGCCCAGTGTGTATGGAG gatattCACACGTCCAGAATTGGGGCTCAAGTTCTACCATGTGGTCATCTGTTACACAA GACCTGCTTTGAGGCCATGGTCAGAACAGG agCGTATCGCTGCCCTCTGTGTATGCACTCTGCCTGGGCCATGGAGGACCACTGGGAACAGATCGACGTAGAGATCGCTCATTCACCGATGCCCACTGAATACCAGGGTGCTACTGTCAAA ATTATTTGTAACGACTGCCAAGCTCACTGCACGGTGCCTTTCCATGTGCTGGGCATGAAGTGCACTGGCTGTGGCTCCTACAACACGGCACAGGAGGGAGGACTCATTCAGCAGCCTCAACCACAACAACAGCCAGAGCAGGAGGTTGAGGATgaggcagacacagacacagagcccGAGCAGCAAGATCAACCTGAGTAA